A genomic stretch from Vibrio coralliilyticus includes:
- the rne gene encoding ribonuclease E yields MKRMLINATQKEELRVALVDGQRLYDLDIESPGHESKKANIYKGRITRIEPSLEAAFVDYGAERHGFLPLKEIAREYFPEGYTYQGRPSIKEVLTEGQEVIVQVEKEERGSKGAALTTFISLAGSYLVLMPNNPRAGGISRRIEGDERTQLKAALSTLELPQGMGLIVRTAGVGKSAEELEWDLNVLLNHWGAIKQASDANPAPLLIHQESNVIVRAIRDYLRRDIGEILIDSNTIYERALEHIRLVRPDFVNRVKKYDGEVPLFSHYQIESQIESAFQREVRLPSGGSIVIDPTEALTSIDINSARATKGGDIEETALNTNLEAADEIARQLRLRDLGGLVVIDFIDMTPVRHQREVENRLRDAVRLDRARVQIGRISRFGLLEMSRQRLSPSLAEASHHICPRCSGTGVVRDNESLALSVLRLIEEEALKDNTAQVLAVVPVPIASYLLNEKRRSVNHIERIQEVKITVVPNSDMETPHFEVIRVREGEEFDLLSYLLPKKLESMKEAEGRETTETEVKPKKLEEPALKGFAAPSQSAPAPKQPVKTSEKKTEPSEEKPSLVTRFFKALGNFLFSSDAEKEQPEETPKHTKKEGQRNNRNRRNRNDQRRRNSRDNRNENREDKRDNKRNKPQRERDESANENKAASNERKQQNRKPKQDRRNKQRDDAKASKVAEEGLKLAAEAQKDDKPNRAEEKAAKVKERRQRRKLNKQVRVKDQKAQAEAVEEVKQVKTEAVAEAVEQSVDEAAAEEGEQPKQRRNRRSPRHLRASGQRRRRGRDRRPNPFRLRKGGVASPEMAMGKVMPSYGITKPEAKQKAKTEQVASAEATAVLGGFACPEMAMGKVIVRQQEPVIEPVVEQAEPVEATTAVEAAPIAAAETEETKTDVIPVVEENTVKETVVAPETQPSSDIVVPKAFKGHASAPMAKAPGTTEMKEINVVAAPFREERYLSKGAGSQVASNKASAAMAKPQSF; encoded by the coding sequence ATGAAAAGAATGTTAATCAACGCAACTCAAAAAGAAGAGTTGCGTGTTGCTTTGGTTGATGGTCAGCGCTTATATGATTTAGATATCGAAAGCCCAGGCCACGAATCCAAAAAAGCAAATATCTACAAAGGACGTATCACTCGCATCGAACCAAGTCTGGAAGCAGCCTTCGTTGATTATGGTGCTGAAAGACACGGTTTCCTCCCTCTAAAAGAAATTGCCCGCGAATATTTCCCTGAAGGCTACACCTACCAAGGCCGACCTAGCATTAAAGAAGTGCTGACTGAAGGCCAGGAAGTGATTGTTCAGGTTGAGAAAGAAGAACGAGGCAGCAAAGGCGCTGCACTCACGACTTTTATCTCTCTTGCTGGTAGTTACCTTGTTCTGATGCCAAATAACCCTCGTGCCGGTGGTATCTCTCGCCGAATCGAAGGGGATGAGCGCACTCAACTTAAAGCCGCACTGAGCACTTTGGAACTGCCGCAAGGCATGGGCCTGATCGTTCGCACTGCGGGTGTTGGTAAAAGCGCAGAAGAGCTTGAGTGGGACTTAAATGTACTACTCAACCACTGGGGAGCGATCAAACAAGCCTCTGATGCTAACCCCGCCCCTCTTCTGATCCACCAAGAAAGTAATGTTATCGTACGCGCCATTCGCGATTATCTTCGTCGTGATATTGGTGAAATTCTGATAGATAGCAATACCATCTATGAGCGTGCATTAGAGCACATTCGCCTTGTTCGCCCTGACTTCGTGAATCGAGTCAAAAAATACGACGGTGAAGTACCTCTATTTAGCCATTATCAGATTGAAAGCCAGATTGAATCCGCTTTCCAACGAGAAGTGCGCTTGCCATCTGGTGGTTCAATTGTGATTGATCCAACAGAAGCACTAACGTCAATCGATATTAACTCCGCTCGTGCAACGAAAGGCGGCGATATCGAAGAGACGGCACTGAACACCAACCTTGAAGCAGCGGATGAGATTGCGCGCCAGCTTCGTCTTCGTGACTTAGGTGGTCTTGTTGTTATCGACTTCATTGATATGACGCCTGTTCGTCATCAACGTGAAGTGGAAAACCGTCTGCGTGATGCTGTTCGTCTTGACCGTGCTCGCGTCCAAATTGGTCGTATCTCACGCTTTGGGCTACTAGAGATGTCTCGCCAGCGTCTGAGCCCATCTCTTGCAGAGGCTAGCCACCATATCTGTCCTCGCTGTAGTGGTACAGGTGTAGTACGTGATAACGAGTCTCTTGCACTTTCCGTTCTTCGTTTAATTGAAGAAGAAGCATTGAAAGACAACACAGCTCAAGTTTTGGCTGTTGTTCCTGTTCCAATTGCATCATACCTTCTGAATGAAAAACGCCGCTCGGTTAACCACATTGAACGCATTCAGGAAGTGAAGATCACGGTAGTTCCTAACTCAGACATGGAAACACCGCATTTCGAAGTGATCCGAGTTCGTGAAGGTGAAGAGTTTGATTTACTGTCTTACTTGCTGCCTAAGAAACTCGAGTCAATGAAAGAAGCGGAAGGCCGCGAGACCACGGAAACCGAAGTTAAACCAAAGAAACTCGAAGAACCAGCACTTAAAGGTTTCGCTGCACCTTCTCAGTCAGCACCTGCGCCGAAACAACCAGTGAAGACATCTGAGAAGAAAACAGAGCCTAGCGAGGAGAAACCTAGCTTAGTGACTCGATTCTTCAAAGCATTAGGTAACTTCCTGTTCAGTTCAGATGCTGAAAAAGAGCAGCCAGAAGAGACACCGAAGCATACGAAAAAAGAAGGCCAGCGTAACAATCGCAACCGCCGTAATCGTAATGACCAACGTCGTCGCAACTCTCGTGACAACCGTAACGAGAATCGTGAAGACAAGCGTGATAATAAACGTAACAAGCCTCAGCGTGAGCGTGATGAATCTGCGAATGAGAACAAAGCAGCTTCTAATGAGCGTAAGCAGCAAAACCGTAAGCCTAAGCAAGACCGCCGTAACAAGCAGCGTGATGATGCCAAAGCAAGTAAAGTTGCTGAAGAGGGCCTAAAACTTGCTGCCGAAGCACAGAAAGACGACAAACCTAATCGCGCAGAAGAAAAGGCTGCAAAAGTTAAAGAGCGCCGCCAGCGCCGTAAACTGAATAAGCAGGTTCGCGTAAAAGATCAGAAAGCCCAAGCTGAAGCTGTTGAAGAAGTGAAACAGGTTAAAACCGAAGCGGTAGCAGAAGCGGTTGAGCAATCTGTTGATGAAGCAGCAGCGGAAGAAGGCGAACAACCAAAACAGCGTCGTAACCGTCGTTCACCACGTCATCTTCGTGCAAGTGGACAGCGCCGTCGTCGTGGTCGTGATCGTCGCCCTAATCCTTTCCGTCTACGTAAAGGTGGCGTCGCTTCGCCAGAAATGGCAATGGGTAAAGTCATGCCAAGTTACGGTATTACCAAACCAGAAGCTAAGCAGAAAGCAAAGACTGAGCAAGTCGCTAGCGCTGAAGCTACAGCAGTCCTTGGAGGTTTTGCTTGTCCAGAAATGGCAATGGGCAAAGTAATTGTTCGCCAACAAGAACCTGTGATTGAGCCAGTAGTGGAACAAGCTGAACCAGTTGAAGCGACCACAGCGGTTGAAGCAGCTCCAATAGCAGCTGCAGAGACTGAAGAGACAAAAACTGACGTTATACCGGTAGTCGAAGAAAACACCGTAAAAGAAACGGTTGTCGCGCCTGAAACTCAGCCAAGCTCAGATATTGTCGTGCCTAAAGCCTTTAAAGGTCACGCTTCTGCACCAATGGCTAAAGCGCCAGGGACTACAGAGATGAAAGAAATCAATGTGGTTGCGGCACCTTTCCGCGAAGAGCGTTATCTGTCTAAAGGGGCAGGCAGCCAAGTTGCTAGCAATAAAGCCAGTGCTGCAATGGCAAAGCCTCAAAGCTTTTAA